The genomic region AGTATGGATCTAAAATTCAAAGAAGTGAAAGAATTATTTGATTCTAAGTTCAGAAATCAACTTCAAAATGAAATACAAGGTTTTAGGTATCATTATGAAGGTGATGAATATACTCATACTATGATGGTGGTGAAAGAAGCGTATGAAAAAGATTATGAGAATGAGAAAGAAAAATGGATCTATGTTTTAGCAGCTTTTCTTCATGATGTTGCAAAATCAGATGTAAGAGTAGAAAAAGATGGAAAAATATTTCATACAGGTCACAGTGGAACTAGTGTTCTTAAATCTATAAACTTCTTATTACAAGTTAGAGATATTATCGGAATTTCTTATCAGGATATTATTACTATCTTATATCTTATCAACTATCACGATGCACATTGGCAATTTGGGAACTTTCGTTCTATCTTCCAATATTATCCAAATCTTTATGAAAAACTAAAATTATTCTCTTCTTTCGATGTCAAAGGTAGAATTACACAATCAGAATTGAAAAATCAATCATATCCAGAAGATATTGAATTCATACTGGAAGAAAATACTCCAATAGATGATTCTACTAATGTTGTTCATATACTAGTTGGTGTACCAAATTCTGGAAAAGATACATTCTTAAGAAGTAAAGGTATAGGTAAATCTATTATTGTGTCTAGAGATGATATACTTATGGATTATGGGACAGAAAAATACGGAGATTTGATTTACAGTGAATTATGGGATATCTTGACAAAAGAAGATCAGGAAAAGATAAACAATCTTCTATGGAACAAATTTACTACTTTGGTTAGAAAACAAGAGAAAGAGATATATGTTAATCTAACTAACGTTAGTTTCTCAACTAGAAAAAAATGGATAACATTAGCTGAAAATTATGGTTATAGAATCAAGTTTCATACATTCCTAACTGACTTAGATATTGTTCTAAGGAGAAACAAAAAAAGGTTTGAAGAGGAAGGAAAGAATATTCCGAATGTTGTTCTTTTGGACATGTCAAAACGTCTACAATTACCATTACCGAAGTATGAGACACTTGAATCTGAAGATGTAACTTACTATGTGAATAATGAAATAATTGTAGATAATTTTGTATCTAAATTGTAAGTGAATAGTTTTATGAACTTCGGAAAGAATCATTTCCAGTATCTTCTTCAACTATGTAAGAGATTTTTTACTTGGGAAAAATGTCAACTACCCCCGCCTATAGAGGTGGAGGTCTTCTTGCTATTTTATAATAAAAAAATCAATTCCAGGAAGACCAGAAGTTTGTAATGTTTACGCGTACCATACTTACTTTACCGACAAAAACACAGTAGAAGAAATTTATCAAAAATGTACAACAGCACAAATAGGATGTATAGAGTGCAAAAAAATACTAGCAGAAAACCTAAACAGATTTCTAACACCTATAAGAGAAAAAAGGAGAGAGTTAGAAAAAGATAAAGAATATTTAGACAAAATTATCATTCAAGGAAACGAAAAAGCAAGAGAAGTAGCAAAAAAAACTATGAAAGAAGTAAAAGAAGCCATGGGAATAATGTTTTAATAAATATTAAAATTTATTGTGTTTGGAGGATTTTATATGAAAAAAAAGACCTTTTGGATGTCTTTTGATTTAGGCTTAAACGGAGATTATGAAGGGCTGTACAGGTGGCTTGATTCTCACAATGCTTTGGAATGTGGAGACTGTATTGCAGTAATTAAGGATTTTGAGTATGAAGATGAGTTTTTAGAATATTTACACAAATCTTTAAGGGAAAATGTAAGGTTTAGAGAAGGTAAAGATAGAGTTTATGTAATCTTTAA from Nitrososphaerota archaeon harbors:
- a CDS encoding ATP-binding protein, which codes for MDLKFKEVKELFDSKFRNQLQNEIQGFRYHYEGDEYTHTMMVVKEAYEKDYENEKEKWIYVLAAFLHDVAKSDVRVEKDGKIFHTGHSGTSVLKSINFLLQVRDIIGISYQDIITILYLINYHDAHWQFGNFRSIFQYYPNLYEKLKLFSSFDVKGRITQSELKNQSYPEDIEFILEENTPIDDSTNVVHILVGVPNSGKDTFLRSKGIGKSIIVSRDDILMDYGTEKYGDLIYSELWDILTKEDQEKINNLLWNKFTTLVRKQEKEIYVNLTNVSFSTRKKWITLAENYGYRIKFHTFLTDLDIVLRRNKKRFEEEGKNIPNVVLLDMSKRLQLPLPKYETLESEDVTYYVNNEIIVDNFVSKL